A DNA window from SAR324 cluster bacterium contains the following coding sequences:
- a CDS encoding SDR family oxidoreductase, which translates to MNLEGKVVVITGGGRGLGRAFASELANKGANLALVDLNQDDLNATKEMALAKGVKAHTYVTNVAKEDEVVSLLDQIVKDFGQVDGLINNAGITRDGLIVRKKKIKDEAGNVTGEEIQKMSLQNWQLVIDVNLTGVFLCAREFFEKQLQLGSKGVCINISSISRNGNMGQTNYTATKAGVAEMTVTWAKEMAQHGVRCAAIAPGYINTEMVAAIREDVKQKIIDQVPIRRLGEPSEIARTAVFILENDYITGRVIEVDGGLRI; encoded by the coding sequence ATGAATCTAGAAGGAAAAGTCGTAGTCATTACAGGGGGTGGACGAGGCTTAGGACGCGCATTTGCTTCAGAACTTGCGAACAAAGGAGCAAACTTAGCTTTGGTTGATCTAAACCAAGATGATTTAAATGCCACGAAAGAGATGGCCTTAGCGAAGGGAGTCAAAGCTCATACCTACGTCACTAATGTAGCCAAAGAGGATGAAGTCGTTTCCCTATTAGATCAAATCGTCAAAGATTTTGGTCAAGTTGATGGGCTAATAAACAATGCCGGAATCACACGAGATGGACTCATTGTTCGCAAGAAAAAGATTAAGGACGAAGCTGGTAACGTTACTGGTGAGGAAATTCAAAAGATGTCCTTACAAAATTGGCAACTAGTCATTGATGTCAACCTAACAGGGGTATTCCTTTGCGCCCGTGAGTTTTTTGAAAAACAACTTCAATTGGGTAGCAAAGGTGTTTGCATCAACATTTCTAGTATTTCAAGAAATGGGAATATGGGCCAAACTAACTATACAGCCACAAAAGCTGGTGTAGCAGAAATGACTGTGACATGGGCCAAGGAAATGGCGCAACATGGAGTACGTTGTGCTGCGATTGCACCAGGTTACATCAACACAGAAATGGTTGCTGCGATTCGTGAAGACGTGAAGCAGAAGATCATTGATCAAGTGCCAATTCGTAGACTTGGTGAACCCTCAGAAATCGCAAGAACAGCTGTCTTCATTCTAGAAAATGATTACATCACCGGTAGGGTCATTGAAGTTGATGGTGGACTTAGAATCTGA